A part of Geothrix oryzae genomic DNA contains:
- a CDS encoding ABC transporter permease, which produces MKKYRNAASGILVPLAALAFWQLLSTMGWVNATILPSPGQVLIKWWAYLRPLEVFDPAQGSYLKWCFSGELIQDALGSLYRVLLGFLIGGGLALPLGLAMGYSKVAYGLFNPLIQVLRPIPPIAYIPLSILWFGLGNPPAVFLIAIGAFFPVLMNTVAGVQNVDSIYLRVGRNLGASRLTQFTRIILPAATPYIFTGARIGMGTAFIVVIVSEMIAVNNGLGYRILEAREYLWSDKIIAGMFTIGLLGLGIDTLMSRLSSRLLRWHRGLEQG; this is translated from the coding sequence ATGAAAAAATACAGGAACGCCGCCTCCGGCATCCTCGTCCCGCTGGCGGCCCTGGCCTTCTGGCAGCTGCTGTCCACCATGGGGTGGGTGAACGCGACCATCCTGCCCTCCCCCGGGCAGGTGCTCATCAAGTGGTGGGCCTACCTGCGCCCCCTGGAGGTCTTCGACCCGGCCCAGGGTTCGTACCTGAAGTGGTGCTTCTCCGGCGAGCTGATCCAGGATGCCCTCGGAAGCCTCTACCGCGTGCTGCTGGGCTTCCTCATCGGCGGCGGCCTGGCCCTGCCCCTGGGCTTGGCCATGGGGTACAGCAAGGTGGCCTACGGGCTCTTCAACCCGCTCATCCAGGTGCTGCGCCCCATCCCGCCCATCGCCTACATCCCGCTCTCCATCCTCTGGTTCGGCCTGGGCAATCCGCCGGCCGTGTTCCTCATCGCCATCGGCGCCTTCTTCCCGGTGCTGATGAACACCGTGGCCGGCGTGCAGAATGTCGACAGCATCTACCTCCGCGTGGGCCGCAACCTCGGGGCCTCGCGGCTGACGCAGTTCACCCGCATCATCCTGCCGGCAGCCACGCCCTACATCTTCACCGGCGCCCGCATCGGCATGGGCACGGCGTTCATCGTGGTGATCGTCTCCGAGATGATCGCCGTGAACAACGGCTTGGGCTACCGCATCCTGGAGGCCCGCGAGTACCTCTGGTCCGACAAGATCATCGCCGGCATGTTCACCATCGGCCTCCTGGGCCTGGGCATCGACACCCTCATGAGCCGCCTCAGCTCGCGCCTGCTGCGGTGGCATCGCGGTCTGGAGCAGGGATGA
- a CDS encoding ABC transporter ATP-binding protein, which yields MNSGTHISIRGVHKVFQSGGQDVYALKAIDLDIAQGEFVCLLGPSGCGKSTLLNAVAGFSLPTSGEIAVEGTAVTAPGPDRGMVFQEYALFPWMTVEQNIAFGLQIKGEAKTAIQAKVDGLLELLHLQDFRKRYPKDLSGGMRQRVAIARVLALDSPIMLMDEPFGALDALTRRNLQDELLRLWTELRKTILFVTHSIEEALYLADRTVVMTYRPGTLKRDLRVDLPRPRDVASPGFNALKKELSHLLMEEQSRHNQDEFRGAAVD from the coding sequence ATGAATTCCGGAACCCACATCTCCATCCGCGGCGTGCACAAGGTCTTCCAGAGCGGAGGCCAGGATGTGTACGCGCTGAAGGCCATCGATCTGGACATCGCCCAGGGCGAGTTCGTCTGTCTGCTGGGGCCCTCCGGCTGCGGCAAATCCACCCTGCTGAACGCCGTCGCGGGCTTCAGCCTGCCCACCTCCGGCGAGATCGCGGTCGAAGGGACCGCCGTCACCGCCCCCGGCCCGGACCGCGGCATGGTCTTCCAGGAATACGCCCTGTTTCCCTGGATGACCGTGGAGCAGAACATCGCCTTCGGCCTCCAGATCAAGGGCGAGGCCAAGACCGCCATCCAGGCCAAGGTGGACGGCCTGCTGGAGCTTCTGCACCTCCAGGATTTCCGCAAGCGCTACCCCAAGGACTTGAGCGGCGGCATGCGCCAGCGCGTGGCCATCGCCCGGGTGCTAGCCCTGGATTCGCCCATCATGCTCATGGACGAGCCCTTCGGCGCCCTGGACGCCCTCACCCGGCGCAACCTGCAGGACGAACTGCTGCGCCTGTGGACCGAGCTGAGGAAGACCATCCTCTTCGTCACCCACAGCATCGAGGAGGCCCTCTACCTGGCGGACCGCACGGTGGTGATGACCTACCGCCCCGGCACCCTGAAGCGCGACCTGCGGGTGGACCTGCCCCGCCCGCGCGATGTCGCCAGCCCCGGGTTCAACGCCCTGAAGAAGGAGCTGAGCCACCTCCTGATGGAAGAGCAGAGCCGGCACAACCAGGACGAGTTCCGCGGCGCGGCGGTGGACTAG
- a CDS encoding lysophospholipid acyltransferase family protein, translating into MNGGSRPHDGGRPVIYWLAHTLSRLAGRVFFRHRTLNREFLPEAGGALIVANHVSFLDPAAVGAAFRKPIYYLARKTLFQGFLGWLLPRIQVLPVDLGKGDLASMKRILGLLKEGNRVLIFPEGTRSPDGTLQEAEAGIGFIIAKGEVPVVPVRIFGAFECWGREARWPRPGRITLVAGPPVDFSGLPAELTGRARYQACADRVMKALADIRLEA; encoded by the coding sequence GTGAACGGAGGCTCGCGGCCCCATGACGGCGGTCGGCCCGTGATCTACTGGCTGGCCCACACCCTGTCGCGCCTCGCCGGCCGCGTCTTCTTCCGGCACCGTACCCTGAACCGCGAGTTCCTCCCCGAAGCCGGGGGCGCCCTGATCGTGGCCAACCATGTGAGCTTCCTGGATCCGGCGGCCGTGGGGGCCGCCTTCCGGAAGCCCATCTACTACCTGGCCCGGAAGACCCTGTTCCAGGGGTTCCTGGGCTGGCTGCTCCCGCGGATCCAGGTGCTGCCCGTGGACCTGGGCAAGGGCGATCTCGCCAGCATGAAGCGCATCCTGGGCCTGCTCAAGGAGGGGAACCGGGTGCTCATCTTCCCGGAAGGCACCCGCTCGCCCGATGGCACCCTCCAGGAGGCCGAGGCGGGCATCGGGTTCATCATCGCCAAGGGCGAAGTGCCCGTGGTCCCCGTCCGGATCTTCGGCGCCTTCGAGTGCTGGGGCCGGGAGGCCCGATGGCCGAGGCCCGGCCGGATCACCCTCGTCGCCGGGCCGCCGGTCGATTTCTCCGGGCTTCCCGCCGAGCTCACCGGCCGCGCCCGCTATCAGGCCTGTGCCGATCGGGTGATGAAGGCGCTGGCGGACATCCGCCTCGAGGCTTGA
- a CDS encoding pyridoxamine 5'-phosphate oxidase family protein, with amino-acid sequence MDRIETGMSAPHHPLRRRDRALDDAEALRLLEEAEWGVLATVDEAGWPYAVPVNHAVVDGALIIHCATAGHKLANLAFNPRVSYCAVTQAETLPLELATRYASVIVFGRAELLTDGEEKRAALRALGLRFAAGHADLVDREIGKDLFRTAVLRVRIERATGKARR; translated from the coding sequence TTGGATCGCATCGAAACGGGCATGAGCGCACCCCATCACCCCCTCCGGCGGCGGGACCGGGCCCTGGATGACGCGGAGGCGCTGCGCCTGCTGGAGGAAGCCGAGTGGGGCGTTCTCGCCACGGTGGACGAGGCCGGCTGGCCCTACGCCGTGCCTGTGAACCACGCCGTGGTGGACGGCGCCCTCATCATCCACTGCGCCACCGCGGGCCACAAACTGGCCAACCTGGCCTTCAACCCCAGGGTGTCCTACTGTGCCGTCACCCAGGCCGAGACGCTGCCCCTGGAGCTGGCCACCCGCTACGCCAGCGTCATCGTCTTCGGCCGGGCGGAGCTGCTGACGGACGGCGAGGAAAAGCGTGCGGCGCTGCGGGCCCTGGGCCTGCGCTTCGCCGCGGGGCACGCCGACCTGGTGGACCGGGAGATCGGCAAGGACCTCTTCCGCACGGCCGTGCTCCGCGTCCGCATCGAACGGGCCACGGGAAAGGCGCGCCGGTGA
- the mutS gene encoding DNA mismatch repair protein MutS: MSTPMLQQIAGLKREAGEAVLLTRMGDFYEILGEDAIRAAPVLEIALTLRGKGSESETPMCGVPHFALESYLPKLLAAGFSAAIAEPTAKPEEVKGLLPRAIKRIITPGTWLDDDARWLCALHRTGPAWGLALLQLASGALRVLPGEGEEALRATLERLSPQELILAEGAEDIPDLEAARTRLPGWRFEASRAKQQVLAFFGWQHLEGVGLDPYPAALGALAALLDHVEATQKGRPAHLQGVSLELGASGPLLDATSARHLEVFANGLDGGRAGTLFALLDQCRTRMGSRLLRAWLEQPLRDRSALERRWSQVAWLTEDRRRTPIQALLDQVPDLDRLLGRVALGLATPPELAQLREGLAVLQKLPARIRDEGWAPEVAELELWPEATPLCAPLCGELQRCLAEAPPLDLEKGGVIREGVDAELDTVRRLARDAKQVMLELEEEERRASGIQSLKIKYNRVFGYYFEITKANLGAVPAHFLRKQTLANAERFTTEKLVAFEQRLLSAESDQARLEAVQLQRLLALVLEHRADLTRLARAVAALDVLAALAERARLSGWTRPELGEDRELALAAGRHPMLESRLGRECIPNDLQFSAAQPMAVVTGPNMGGKSTFLRTAALLVVLAQAGSFVPAELMRFGLVDRIFTRIGASDQLAKGQSTFMVEMTETARILNQATSASLVILDEIGRGTSTRDGLALAEAIALFLRDLKGGAPRTLFATHYFEMTKLADDSRIQNLHVEVQEWEEQLHFLHRVAPGPADRSYGIQVARLAGLPRTVIQKAQRLLAQAPEAPPRAPMPSQPALPLFEVEPDALRTELEALDLNRMTPLEALNWIASKRA; the protein is encoded by the coding sequence ATGTCCACTCCCATGCTGCAGCAGATCGCCGGTCTCAAGCGCGAGGCGGGCGAGGCCGTGCTGCTCACCCGCATGGGCGACTTCTACGAGATCCTGGGCGAGGATGCCATCCGGGCCGCGCCGGTGCTGGAGATCGCGCTCACCTTGCGCGGCAAGGGCTCTGAATCCGAGACGCCCATGTGCGGGGTGCCGCACTTCGCGCTGGAATCGTACCTCCCCAAGCTCCTGGCGGCGGGCTTCTCTGCGGCCATCGCAGAACCCACGGCCAAGCCCGAGGAGGTCAAGGGCCTGCTGCCCCGCGCCATCAAGCGCATCATCACGCCCGGCACCTGGCTGGATGACGACGCCCGCTGGCTCTGCGCCCTGCACCGGACGGGACCGGCCTGGGGCCTGGCCCTGCTGCAGCTGGCCTCCGGCGCCCTGCGGGTGCTGCCAGGCGAGGGCGAGGAGGCCCTGCGCGCCACCCTGGAGCGGCTGAGCCCCCAGGAGCTGATTCTGGCCGAGGGGGCCGAGGACATCCCCGACCTGGAGGCCGCCCGCACGCGTCTGCCGGGTTGGCGCTTCGAGGCCTCCCGGGCGAAGCAGCAGGTGCTAGCCTTCTTCGGCTGGCAGCACCTGGAAGGTGTGGGGCTGGATCCCTACCCGGCCGCCCTCGGTGCCCTGGCGGCCCTGCTCGATCATGTGGAGGCCACGCAGAAGGGCCGCCCCGCCCATCTCCAGGGGGTGTCCCTGGAACTGGGCGCGTCGGGCCCGCTGCTGGATGCCACCAGCGCCCGGCACCTCGAAGTCTTCGCCAACGGCCTGGACGGGGGACGCGCCGGCACCCTCTTTGCCCTGCTGGACCAGTGCCGCACCCGCATGGGTTCGCGCCTGCTGAGGGCCTGGCTCGAACAGCCCCTGCGGGACCGGTCCGCCCTGGAACGCCGCTGGTCCCAGGTGGCCTGGCTCACAGAGGACCGCCGCCGCACGCCCATCCAGGCCCTGCTGGACCAGGTGCCGGACCTGGACCGCCTGCTGGGCCGCGTGGCCCTGGGGCTTGCCACGCCGCCGGAACTGGCCCAGCTGCGGGAAGGGCTCGCCGTGCTCCAGAAGCTGCCCGCCCGCATCCGGGATGAAGGCTGGGCCCCCGAGGTGGCCGAGCTGGAGCTCTGGCCCGAGGCCACGCCGCTCTGCGCGCCGCTCTGCGGGGAACTGCAGCGGTGTCTGGCGGAGGCCCCGCCGCTGGATCTTGAAAAGGGCGGTGTCATCCGCGAAGGCGTGGACGCGGAGCTGGACACCGTGCGCCGCCTGGCCCGGGACGCCAAGCAGGTGATGCTCGAGCTCGAGGAGGAGGAGCGCCGGGCCAGCGGCATCCAGAGCCTGAAGATCAAGTACAACCGCGTGTTCGGCTACTACTTCGAGATCACGAAGGCCAACCTGGGTGCCGTGCCGGCGCACTTCCTGCGCAAGCAGACGCTCGCCAACGCCGAGCGCTTCACCACCGAGAAGCTCGTGGCCTTCGAGCAGCGGCTGCTGAGCGCCGAGAGCGATCAGGCCCGGCTGGAAGCCGTCCAGCTCCAGCGGCTGCTGGCCCTGGTGCTGGAGCATCGCGCGGATCTCACGCGCCTCGCCCGGGCCGTGGCCGCGCTGGATGTCCTCGCCGCGCTGGCCGAGCGGGCCCGGCTCTCGGGCTGGACGCGCCCCGAATTGGGGGAGGACCGGGAACTGGCGCTGGCCGCGGGCCGGCATCCCATGCTGGAGTCCCGTCTCGGCCGCGAGTGCATTCCCAACGACCTGCAGTTCAGCGCGGCGCAGCCCATGGCCGTGGTGACGGGCCCCAACATGGGCGGCAAGTCCACCTTCCTGCGGACGGCGGCCCTGCTGGTGGTGCTGGCCCAGGCGGGCTCCTTCGTGCCCGCCGAGCTCATGCGCTTCGGGCTGGTGGATCGCATCTTCACGCGCATCGGCGCCTCGGACCAGCTGGCCAAGGGCCAGTCCACCTTCATGGTGGAGATGACGGAAACGGCCCGGATCCTCAACCAGGCCACCTCGGCCAGCCTGGTGATCCTCGACGAGATCGGCCGCGGCACCTCCACGCGGGACGGCCTGGCCCTGGCCGAAGCCATCGCCCTGTTCCTGCGCGATCTGAAGGGGGGCGCGCCCCGCACGCTGTTTGCGACCCACTACTTCGAGATGACGAAGCTGGCGGACGACAGCCGCATCCAGAACCTCCATGTGGAAGTGCAGGAGTGGGAGGAGCAGCTGCACTTCCTCCACCGCGTGGCGCCGGGCCCCGCCGACCGCAGCTACGGCATCCAGGTGGCGCGCCTGGCGGGCCTGCCGCGGACCGTCATCCAGAAGGCCCAGCGCCTGCTGGCCCAGGCGCCCGAAGCGCCGCCCCGGGCGCCCATGCCCTCCCAGCCTGCACTGCCGTTGTTCGAAGTGGAACCGGACGCCCTCAGGACGGAGCTGGAGGCCCTGGACCTGAACCGGATGACCCCCCTGGAGGCGCTCAATTGGATCGCATCGAAACGGGCATGA
- a CDS encoding methyl-accepting chemotaxis protein, with protein sequence MLSPLASRERARHPPQEIHPTMRTNLPVTAVEHHIQEGTFVVSKTDLAGVITFVNSEFLRISGFTEQELIGAPQNIVRHPDMPAAAFADLWATIKAGKHWHGMVKNRCKNGDFYWVDAAVSPIHDRGKVTGYVSIRSRPSRAQIDQAVHTYGLLNQGRTLESTYHKPFILLPNLGLRAKIQLSFAVAAGAMLLAAALGWRMGGGAWALGLGLLVGVPAGLGLGRLLAHSLEAQFGGDPAEAMAILQNMAEGDLSASITTREGDVTSVLAHIRAMQQRFKSMVNRLRFEATEVASSAEALSASTTQMTGATEEIARSTEGQRATSENLASAITELSASVTQVASNARQGQKQAEEAVQAAVEGDQAGEAAMAAMAEVEAATAEVVKAVQVIQEIARQTNLLSLNAAIEAAHAGQVGKGFAVVAEEVRKLAERSATAAEEIGHLIHASNRAVQSGRATVQDAVNSLDQIRDRIRILQSLTLEISSATEEQAKTSTEVADQVEQGAQVAIRNAASTLQLSATVEDTSRTTREQARIAHGLLDLVDQFKV encoded by the coding sequence ATGCTGTCGCCGCTCGCCTCGCGAGAACGGGCCCGGCACCCCCCCCAGGAGATCCACCCCACCATGCGCACCAATCTACCGGTCACGGCCGTCGAGCATCACATCCAGGAGGGCACCTTCGTGGTGTCCAAGACGGACCTCGCGGGGGTGATCACCTTCGTCAATTCCGAATTCCTGAGGATCAGCGGATTCACAGAGCAGGAACTCATCGGGGCGCCCCAGAACATCGTCCGCCACCCCGACATGCCGGCGGCGGCCTTCGCGGATCTGTGGGCGACGATCAAGGCGGGGAAGCACTGGCACGGCATGGTCAAGAACCGCTGCAAGAACGGTGATTTCTACTGGGTGGACGCGGCCGTGTCGCCCATCCACGACCGGGGGAAGGTGACGGGGTATGTCTCCATCCGCAGCCGGCCCTCCCGGGCCCAGATCGACCAGGCCGTGCACACCTACGGCCTCCTGAACCAGGGCCGCACGCTGGAATCCACCTACCACAAGCCGTTCATCCTGCTGCCGAACCTCGGTCTGCGCGCGAAGATCCAGCTCTCCTTCGCGGTGGCCGCAGGCGCGATGCTCCTGGCCGCGGCCCTGGGCTGGCGGATGGGTGGCGGCGCCTGGGCCCTGGGGCTGGGCCTGCTGGTGGGCGTTCCTGCCGGCCTGGGCCTGGGCCGGCTGCTGGCGCACTCGCTGGAGGCGCAGTTCGGCGGCGATCCGGCCGAAGCCATGGCCATCCTGCAGAACATGGCGGAAGGCGACCTCTCGGCGAGCATCACGACGCGGGAAGGGGATGTGACCAGCGTGCTCGCCCACATCCGGGCCATGCAGCAGCGCTTCAAGAGCATGGTGAACCGCCTGCGGTTCGAGGCCACCGAGGTGGCCTCCAGCGCCGAGGCCCTGTCGGCCTCCACCACCCAGATGACCGGCGCCACCGAGGAGATCGCCCGCAGCACCGAAGGGCAACGGGCCACTTCCGAGAACCTGGCTTCCGCCATCACCGAGCTGTCCGCATCGGTGACCCAGGTGGCCTCCAACGCCCGCCAGGGCCAGAAGCAGGCCGAGGAGGCCGTCCAGGCCGCCGTGGAGGGGGATCAGGCCGGCGAGGCCGCCATGGCCGCCATGGCGGAGGTGGAGGCCGCCACGGCCGAGGTGGTGAAGGCCGTCCAGGTCATCCAGGAGATCGCCCGGCAGACCAACCTTCTCAGCCTCAATGCCGCCATCGAGGCGGCCCATGCGGGGCAGGTGGGCAAGGGCTTCGCCGTGGTGGCCGAGGAGGTCCGCAAGCTGGCGGAACGATCCGCCACCGCCGCCGAGGAGATCGGGCACCTCATCCACGCATCCAACCGGGCGGTCCAGAGCGGCCGGGCCACGGTCCAGGACGCGGTGAACTCCCTCGACCAGATCCGCGACCGCATCCGCATCCTCCAGTCGCTCACGCTGGAGATCTCCAGCGCCACGGAGGAGCAGGCCAAGACCAGTACGGAGGTGGCCGACCAGGTGGAGCAGGGCGCCCAGGTGGCGATCCGGAACGCCGCCTCCACCCTTCAGCTCTCGGCCACCGTGGAGGACACCTCCCGCACCACCCGCGAGCAGGCCCGCATTGCCCACGGACTACTGGATCTGGTGGATCAGTTCAAGGTCTGA
- a CDS encoding NAD(P)/FAD-dependent oxidoreductase, translating into MERVQCVVIGAGVVGLALARRLAMTGREVVVLEAEDRVGTGISSRNSEVIHAGIYYPAGSLKARLCVAGNRALYAYCRDRGVNHRRCGKLIVATEASQLEALRQLRARAEVNGVLDLQWLDAEASRQLEPQLRAAAALSSPSTGIIDSHGLMRALRQDAEAHGAAVVLKSPVLGGRPWSAGLEIEVGGEDPMTLRAERVFNCAGLGALALAWAFEGTRTAALPPPPRRWAKGSYFSLSGPAPFSRLVYPLPDQSHLGVHLTLDLAGQARFGPDMEWVDRESYEVDPRRADGFYAEVRQYWPGLPDGALQPAYAGIRPKLHAPGEPAPDFLIQREDAHGLRGLVNLLGIESPGLTACLALAEEAAG; encoded by the coding sequence ATGGAACGAGTCCAATGCGTCGTCATCGGCGCCGGGGTGGTGGGGTTGGCCCTGGCCCGCCGACTGGCGATGACGGGCCGCGAGGTGGTGGTCCTCGAGGCGGAGGACCGCGTCGGCACCGGCATCAGCTCCCGCAACAGTGAGGTCATCCACGCGGGCATCTACTATCCGGCGGGGTCCCTGAAGGCCCGGCTGTGCGTGGCGGGCAACCGCGCCCTCTACGCCTATTGCCGAGACCGGGGCGTGAACCACCGCCGCTGCGGCAAGCTCATCGTGGCCACGGAGGCCTCCCAGCTGGAAGCCCTGCGGCAGCTCCGCGCCCGGGCCGAGGTCAACGGGGTGCTGGACCTCCAGTGGCTCGACGCGGAGGCGAGCCGGCAGCTGGAGCCTCAGCTCCGCGCCGCCGCCGCCCTGAGCTCCCCCAGCACGGGCATCATCGACAGCCATGGGCTCATGCGCGCCCTCCGCCAGGATGCCGAGGCCCATGGCGCCGCCGTGGTGCTGAAGAGTCCCGTCCTCGGGGGCCGGCCGTGGTCGGCGGGGCTTGAGATCGAAGTCGGGGGAGAAGATCCGATGACGCTGCGGGCCGAGCGCGTCTTCAACTGCGCCGGACTCGGCGCCCTGGCCCTGGCCTGGGCCTTCGAGGGGACCCGCACCGCCGCCCTTCCGCCCCCGCCCCGGCGCTGGGCCAAGGGCAGCTACTTCTCCCTGTCGGGCCCCGCACCCTTCTCGCGCCTGGTCTACCCCCTCCCCGACCAGAGCCACCTGGGCGTGCACCTCACCCTGGACCTGGCCGGGCAGGCGCGGTTCGGACCCGACATGGAATGGGTGGACCGCGAGAGCTACGAGGTGGACCCCCGCCGCGCGGACGGTTTCTATGCCGAGGTCCGCCAGTACTGGCCGGGCCTGCCGGACGGCGCCCTCCAGCCGGCCTACGCGGGCATCCGGCCCAAGCTGCACGCCCCGGGCGAGCCGGCCCCGGATTTCCTCATTCAGCGGGAGGACGCCCACGGACTGCGGGGGCTGGTGAACCTCCTCGGCATCGAATCGCCCGGCCTCACGGCCTGCCTGGCCCTGGCGGAGGAAGCGGCGGGCTAG
- a CDS encoding threonine/serine ThrE exporter family protein produces the protein MSTAGSSDFQGSPEAAPSPPAPPPPAQSAPASAPPPPEVALCLELGRAFQAYGIPAHRFEDALERVSRRLGLDGQFLGLPTAFFASLGRGHERWAFIQRSPSGETNLEKLSDLQETTDALIEGRIGAPEAHDRVRSILSAPDRWGPWLTVPCFGLGSAPAAMFFGGGWREMALTALLGVLVGLTALLLGRKAGLSRIVYPVAGTLVGFLAVAAAARFAHVSPQILTVAGLIVLVPGLRLVVSMNELATGNLVAGTARLLDTAMTFLSLGFGVALGQRLAGPLVDRALQGTPLPLPAWTVLPILLLAAAAFVVIFRARPRDLPWIFAACILAFYGTRQGAALLGPQFGVGLGAFALGLGSNLFTRLTHRPSVVTLLPGLMVLVPGGLGFRGLEFIIQKQLVVGLDTAFQALFVAIALLTGLLLAHAAVQPRTAL, from the coding sequence ATGTCCACGGCCGGATCATCCGATTTCCAGGGAAGCCCCGAGGCGGCCCCGTCCCCTCCGGCCCCGCCCCCTCCAGCCCAGTCCGCGCCAGCGTCAGCGCCGCCACCACCGGAAGTGGCCCTCTGCCTGGAGCTGGGCCGCGCCTTCCAGGCCTACGGCATCCCCGCCCACCGCTTCGAGGATGCGCTGGAGCGGGTCTCCCGGCGCCTGGGCCTGGATGGCCAGTTCCTCGGGCTGCCCACGGCCTTCTTCGCCTCCCTGGGGCGAGGGCACGAACGCTGGGCCTTCATCCAGCGCAGCCCCTCGGGGGAAACGAACCTGGAGAAACTGTCCGATCTGCAGGAGACCACGGACGCCCTCATCGAGGGCCGCATCGGCGCCCCGGAGGCCCACGACCGGGTGCGCAGCATCCTGTCGGCCCCGGACCGCTGGGGCCCCTGGCTCACCGTGCCCTGCTTCGGCCTGGGTTCGGCCCCGGCCGCCATGTTCTTCGGCGGCGGCTGGCGCGAAATGGCGCTCACGGCGCTGCTCGGCGTGCTCGTGGGCCTCACGGCCCTGCTGCTGGGGCGGAAGGCCGGATTGTCCCGGATCGTCTATCCGGTGGCCGGCACGCTGGTGGGGTTCCTGGCGGTGGCCGCCGCCGCCCGGTTCGCCCATGTCTCGCCGCAGATCCTCACGGTGGCCGGGCTCATCGTCCTCGTGCCCGGACTGCGTCTGGTGGTCTCGATGAACGAGCTGGCCACGGGGAACCTGGTGGCGGGGACGGCGCGGCTGCTGGATACGGCCATGACCTTCCTCTCCCTGGGCTTCGGGGTGGCCCTGGGCCAGCGCCTGGCAGGCCCCCTGGTGGACCGGGCCCTTCAGGGCACCCCCCTGCCCCTGCCCGCCTGGACCGTGCTGCCGATCCTGCTGCTGGCCGCCGCAGCCTTCGTGGTGATCTTCCGGGCCCGCCCCCGGGACCTGCCCTGGATCTTCGCCGCCTGCATCCTGGCCTTCTACGGCACCCGGCAGGGCGCCGCCCTGCTGGGCCCGCAGTTCGGGGTGGGCCTGGGGGCCTTCGCCCTGGGCCTGGGCAGCAACCTCTTCACCCGCCTCACCCACCGGCCCTCGGTGGTGACCCTGCTGCCGGGGCTCATGGTGCTGGTGCCCGGGGGCCTCGGGTTCCGGGGCCTGGAGTTCATCATCCAGAAGCAGCTGGTGGTGGGCCTCGATACGGCCTTCCAGGCCCTCTTCGTGGCCATCGCCCTGCTCACGGGGCTGCTCCTGGCCCATGCGGCCGTGCAACCGAGAACCGCCTTGTGA